In Sphingobacterium sp. SYP-B4668, the sequence TACCCATTGTCCATATCCCATGCGCCCAACATATCCATCCCGCCCAAAGAACAATCAACAACAAAAAAAATAGCGAGACCCAATAATCTCGCTATTAAAACCGTGTTAACTCATACAGTAAGCCCATTTGGGATGCACTTACTATATACTATGTTAGAATATTCCTATACCAAAAGGTTTAATAAAAATAGTTAGTGCACATCCAGTATTACGATTTGATGAATAACTTGGCAATATCCAATACCGCTGTCGCTGTAAGAGGTTCATCAAAAGATTGGGTTGCTGCATTCGCAGATATTTTTCCCCCTATACCATTGAGCGTCGTAATATCTACCGTCGCTTGCATTTTATTATCCTCACCTGCATATACCGGATCTACCACCGCTCCTATTCCACTGTCGTTGGCTCCCGTAATCCAAGGTTTCTGATTAGCAGCACCTCCACCTCTAGCCCTTCTCATCTGCCGAATATGGGAAGCGTGTCTAGCCTCCACCGAATGGATCTGCAATGCCGCTGTCAAGACCACCTTATTCCCTTTCAATAGTGCAGCCTGCCCTTTATAGGCCCTCACCCCCGTATCTTCAAAAGCCTGTGCCAAAGCCAGGAAGGTATCATAGTCACTGAATACATTGCCAAATGTACCCCCCGCCGTGAAATCAAACGTAGGTTTGGATACAGCCTTATCTCCCAATACCTGCTTCAAAAATTGGACATGCGCCACCTCGTGATCTCGGATCGTCGTGATAGCACCCATCGGCTTGCCTGCAGGTACCAAGCCAGCTGCCGCTGCTCCCAAGGTATAGTATTCAGCCTCTAGATATTCCAATGTCAAGGCATAGTTGAGCACACTATTGACATCTGTAGGAGTCTGCCCATACGCTTTCTTGAAAAGATCGCCCAATACAAATGGCATCGCCGCAATCGTGACTTTCTTTCCAAAAGATGCCATATTCTTAATGGCCTCCCGGCGTGGACTTACGCGTTCGTTGAACTCTGGGTCAACCTGCGTGATTGTTTCGAAAATATTAAATAGATTCATGGCTTTAGAGATTAATAGGTAGGCAAATCTGTTACATTAATTTTGGACTTGATGAAAGGTGCTGCAGCCTGCAAGACCTGTGTAGGGCTTTTCGATACATCCAGCCCGTTACTATCCACGACTTCCTGATTGGCAAATGTGCCATTATCGATCAAATCACGGACCAGTGCCGCATGTCTGGCCTCTACCGAGACAATCTTGCCCGCCAATAGCAGGTATGCTGGCTCCTTAATCAACCAACCGGCACCGTTATAGGCCGATACTCCCAAATCCTCGAAAGCCTTTGCCGTAGATAGCACGCTATCCCGATTTGAAAAATTAATTCCTGAAAAGTTAAACTCCAGGTTGCTGATTGCCTTCGCACCTAGCGCTGCCTTAAAAAATTCACGGTGTGCTATTTCATGATCTCGAATATCTGTAAAGAGTGTTTTCTCCCAATCGGATATACCACCATAAGGCGTGTTGGCTACCTGTATATAGAATGCAGCCTCCAATTGTTCCAGCGCATAAGCATAGTTGAGTATCGCAATATCGCCACTTCCGAAATAGAAGTCCTTCCCACCCATATCGATGGGA encodes:
- a CDS encoding ferritin-like domain-containing protein, with product MKNLTPKNPDIAVQADGRLRRRDFLKFAGASAAGLAVLGMSSCNDDDDDPIDMGGKDFYFGSGDIAILNYAYALEQLEAAFYIQVANTPYGGISDWEKTLFTDIRDHEIAHREFFKAALGAKAISNLEFNFSGINFSNRDSVLSTAKAFEDLGVSAYNGAGWLIKEPAYLLLAGKIVSVEARHAALVRDLIDNGTFANQEVVDSNGLDVSKSPTQVLQAAAPFIKSKINVTDLPTY
- a CDS encoding ferritin-like domain-containing protein; protein product: MNLFNIFETITQVDPEFNERVSPRREAIKNMASFGKKVTIAAMPFVLGDLFKKAYGQTPTDVNSVLNYALTLEYLEAEYYTLGAAAAGLVPAGKPMGAITTIRDHEVAHVQFLKQVLGDKAVSKPTFDFTAGGTFGNVFSDYDTFLALAQAFEDTGVRAYKGQAALLKGNKVVLTAALQIHSVEARHASHIRQMRRARGGGAANQKPWITGANDSGIGAVVDPVYAGEDNKMQATVDITTLNGIGGKISANAATQSFDEPLTATAVLDIAKLFIKS